In Sphingopyxis sp. CCNWLW2, a single window of DNA contains:
- a CDS encoding DUF4197 domain-containing protein translates to MESDEAMMARRMLLTGAIGALALIHAPWVMAKLPKGGVKGLIAGASDGALDKLAEPGAFYRDTAVRILLPGAGGKLASKLFGMGDRLGLATNLTKSLNDAGGKAAGEAKPVFRAAIDNLRWTDAPGLVTQNDGATRYLQSSAGGVLFTRVSPLIGSALENVGAYRQLDQLSKGNQLLASAGLTRDGLTRSVTDQALKGIFHYMAGEEAALRRNPANLLKGIF, encoded by the coding sequence ATGGAATCGGACGAAGCAATGATGGCGCGGCGGATGCTACTTACCGGCGCGATCGGGGCGCTCGCTTTGATTCACGCGCCGTGGGTGATGGCGAAGCTGCCGAAGGGCGGAGTGAAGGGGCTGATCGCGGGCGCGTCCGATGGCGCGCTCGACAAGCTCGCGGAGCCCGGCGCCTTTTATCGCGATACCGCGGTGCGCATATTGTTACCCGGCGCGGGCGGGAAGCTGGCGTCGAAACTCTTTGGCATGGGCGACAGGCTGGGGCTCGCCACCAATCTGACCAAAAGCCTGAACGATGCGGGCGGCAAGGCGGCGGGCGAGGCGAAGCCGGTGTTTCGCGCCGCGATCGACAATCTGCGCTGGACCGACGCGCCGGGGCTGGTGACGCAAAACGACGGCGCGACGCGCTATCTTCAGTCGAGTGCGGGCGGCGTGCTGTTCACCAGGGTGTCGCCGCTGATCGGATCGGCGCTGGAAAATGTCGGTGCCTATCGCCAGCTCGACCAGTTGTCGAAGGGCAATCAATTGCTTGCGTCGGCCGGGCTGACGCGTGACGGGCTGACACGGTCGGTGACCGATCAGGCGCTGAAGGGCATATTCCACTATATGGCGGGGGAGGAGGCGGCGCTGCGACGGAACCCGGCAAACCTCCTGAAAGGCATTTTCTAG
- the rpoB gene encoding DNA-directed RNA polymerase subunit beta, giving the protein MATKAKSVGKALEATASKRIRKLFGNIHEAVDMPNLIEVQRESYEQFLRSDPSIGYVSGLEKTLRSVFPIRDFAGTAELDFVHYELEAPKYDVEECRQRGITYAAPMKVTLRLIVFEVDSETDTRSVLDIKEQDVYMGDMPLMTENGTFFVNGTERVIVSQMHRSPGVLFDHDRGKTHSSGKFLFAARVIPYRGSWLDFEFDAKDIVNVRIDRKRKLPVTSLLYALGMSGEEILNHFYDRLVFERAENGWRVPFMVENWRGAKPAFDVVDAKTGEVVFAAGHKISPRLANKAAKDGLDTLLIPTEEIFGRYSAYDLINESTGEIYIEAGDEVSADNLEKIDGAGLDKLVLLDIDHNNTGPWIRNTLKADKAEDRDQALSDIYRVMRPGEPPTRETAEALFGGLFFDAERYDLSAVGRVKLNMRLGLDAEDTVTTLRSEDILAVVKELVNLKDGKGEIDDIDNLGNRRVRSVGELLENQYRVGLLRMERAVKERMSSVDVSTVMPNDLINAKPAVAAVREFFGSSQLSQFMDQTNPLSEVTHKRRVSALGPGGLTRERAGFEVRDVHPTHYGRICPIETPEGPNIGLINSLATFARVNKYGFIETPYRRIVDGKVTNDVVYLSAMEEQKHTVAQANADLNPDGSFIDELISAREAGEFLMAPRDQITLMDVSPKQLVSVAASLIPFLENDDANRALMGSNMQRQAVPLIRAEAPVVGTGMEETVARDSGAAIAARRGGVIDQVDATRIVIRATDMVEPGKSGVDIYRLQKFQRSNQNTCINQRPLVKVGEIVRAGDIIADGPSTELGELALGKNVLVAFMPWNGYNYEDSILISERIVKDDVFTSIHIEEFEVTARDTRLGPEDITRDIPNVGEEALRNLDEAGIVYIGAEVGPGDILAGKITPKGESPMTPEEKLLRAIFGEKASDVRDTSLRLPPGVSGTVVEVRVFNRHGIDKDERAIAIEREEIERLKQDADDERAILNRATFSSLKELLIGQATSAVPKGLKKGDVVTEEMLVDLDRADWWKLAVVEDNAQAALEAIKAQYDDAIKRISAKYEDRVEKLQRGDELAPGVLKMVKVFVAVKRKLQSGDKMAGRHGNKGIISRILPIEDMPFLEDGTHVDFVLNPLGVPSRMNVGQILETHLGWASRGFGRTITAALEDWRMANPDPEAGAPPEAVREALLQAYGDEYADEIKARSTDEVVELAGNLSVGVPFATPVFDGAREGDVSAMLERAGLDRSGQVDLYDGRTGDRFDRKVTVGYMYILKLHHLVDDKIHARSIGPYSLVTQQPLGGKAQFGGQRFGEMEVWALQAYGAAYTLQEMLTVKSDDVIGRTKVYEAIVKGDDTFEAGIPESFNVLVKEMRSLGLNVELSSYAEEDPDNAPDALPEAAE; this is encoded by the coding sequence ATGGCGACCAAGGCGAAGTCGGTGGGCAAGGCCCTCGAAGCAACCGCAAGCAAGCGAATCCGTAAGCTGTTCGGCAACATCCACGAAGCGGTGGACATGCCCAACCTCATCGAGGTGCAGCGCGAATCCTATGAGCAGTTCCTGCGGTCCGATCCCTCGATCGGTTATGTTTCGGGCCTCGAGAAGACGCTTCGCAGCGTTTTTCCGATCCGCGATTTCGCCGGCACCGCCGAGCTCGACTTCGTCCATTACGAACTCGAAGCGCCGAAATATGACGTCGAGGAATGCCGTCAGCGCGGCATCACCTATGCGGCGCCGATGAAGGTCACGCTGCGCCTGATCGTCTTTGAAGTCGACAGCGAAACCGACACGCGTTCGGTGCTCGATATCAAGGAGCAGGACGTCTACATGGGCGACATGCCGCTGATGACCGAGAACGGCACGTTCTTCGTCAATGGCACCGAGCGCGTCATCGTGTCGCAGATGCACCGTTCGCCGGGTGTGCTCTTCGACCATGACCGCGGCAAGACCCACTCGTCGGGCAAGTTCCTGTTCGCCGCGCGCGTGATCCCGTATCGCGGTTCGTGGCTCGACTTCGAATTCGACGCCAAGGACATCGTCAACGTCCGTATCGACCGCAAGCGCAAGCTCCCGGTCACCAGCCTGCTGTACGCGCTGGGCATGTCGGGCGAGGAAATCCTCAACCACTTTTACGACCGCCTCGTCTTCGAACGCGCCGAAAACGGCTGGCGCGTGCCCTTCATGGTCGAAAACTGGCGCGGTGCGAAGCCCGCGTTCGACGTCGTCGACGCCAAGACCGGCGAAGTCGTCTTCGCCGCCGGCCACAAGATCAGCCCGCGCCTTGCCAACAAGGCCGCGAAGGACGGTCTCGACACGCTGCTGATCCCGACCGAGGAAATCTTCGGCCGCTACAGCGCCTATGACCTTATCAACGAGTCGACGGGCGAGATCTACATCGAAGCCGGCGACGAAGTGTCGGCCGACAATCTCGAGAAGATCGACGGGGCCGGTCTCGACAAGCTCGTCCTGCTCGACATCGACCACAACAACACCGGTCCCTGGATCCGCAACACGCTGAAGGCCGACAAGGCCGAAGACCGCGACCAGGCGCTGTCGGACATCTATCGCGTCATGCGCCCCGGCGAACCGCCGACGCGCGAAACCGCGGAAGCTTTGTTCGGCGGCCTGTTCTTCGACGCAGAGCGCTACGACCTGTCGGCCGTCGGCCGCGTCAAGCTCAACATGCGCCTCGGCCTCGACGCCGAGGACACGGTCACCACGCTGCGCAGCGAGGACATCCTCGCCGTGGTCAAGGAACTGGTGAACCTGAAGGACGGCAAGGGCGAAATCGACGATATCGACAACCTCGGCAACCGTCGTGTCCGTTCGGTCGGCGAGCTGCTCGAAAACCAGTATCGCGTCGGCCTGCTCCGCATGGAGCGCGCGGTGAAGGAGCGCATGAGCTCGGTCGACGTGTCGACCGTGATGCCGAACGACCTGATCAACGCGAAGCCCGCGGTCGCCGCGGTACGCGAATTCTTCGGTTCGTCGCAGCTCAGCCAGTTCATGGACCAGACCAACCCGCTGTCCGAAGTGACGCACAAGCGCCGCGTGTCGGCGCTCGGGCCGGGCGGTCTGACGCGCGAACGCGCGGGCTTCGAAGTCCGCGACGTTCACCCGACGCACTATGGCCGTATCTGCCCGATCGAAACGCCGGAAGGCCCGAACATCGGTCTGATCAACTCGCTCGCAACCTTTGCGCGCGTCAACAAATACGGCTTCATCGAAACCCCGTACCGCCGCATCGTCGATGGCAAGGTGACGAACGACGTCGTCTATCTGTCGGCAATGGAAGAGCAGAAGCATACGGTTGCGCAGGCGAACGCCGATCTCAACCCCGACGGCAGCTTCATCGACGAGCTGATCTCGGCGCGTGAGGCGGGCGAGTTCCTGATGGCCCCGCGCGATCAGATCACGCTGATGGACGTGTCGCCGAAGCAGCTCGTTTCGGTCGCTGCGTCGCTCATCCCGTTCCTCGAAAACGATGACGCCAACCGCGCGCTCATGGGTTCGAACATGCAGCGTCAGGCTGTGCCGCTGATCCGCGCCGAGGCGCCGGTCGTTGGCACCGGCATGGAAGAGACGGTTGCGCGCGACTCCGGCGCGGCCATCGCGGCGCGCCGCGGCGGCGTGATCGACCAGGTCGATGCGACGCGTATCGTTATCCGTGCGACCGACATGGTCGAACCCGGCAAGTCGGGCGTCGACATCTATCGTCTCCAGAAGTTCCAGCGGTCGAACCAGAACACCTGCATCAACCAGCGTCCGCTGGTGAAGGTGGGCGAGATCGTCCGCGCGGGCGACATCATCGCCGACGGTCCGTCGACCGAACTCGGCGAATTGGCGCTCGGCAAGAACGTGCTCGTCGCGTTCATGCCGTGGAACGGCTACAACTATGAGGACTCGATCCTCATCAGTGAGCGCATCGTGAAGGACGACGTCTTCACCTCGATCCACATCGAGGAATTCGAAGTCACCGCACGCGACACGCGCCTCGGGCCCGAAGACATCACCCGCGACATCCCGAACGTCGGCGAGGAAGCGCTTCGCAACCTCGACGAAGCGGGCATCGTCTACATCGGCGCCGAAGTCGGCCCGGGCGACATTCTGGCCGGCAAGATCACCCCCAAGGGTGAATCGCCGATGACGCCGGAAGAAAAGCTGCTGCGCGCGATCTTCGGTGAAAAGGCCAGCGACGTGCGCGACACCTCGCTTCGCCTGCCGCCGGGCGTGTCGGGCACGGTCGTCGAAGTCCGCGTCTTCAACCGTCACGGTATCGACAAGGACGAACGCGCGATCGCGATCGAACGCGAAGAGATCGAACGTCTGAAGCAGGACGCCGACGACGAACGCGCGATCCTCAACCGTGCGACCTTCTCGAGCCTCAAGGAACTGCTGATCGGTCAGGCGACCAGCGCAGTGCCGAAGGGCCTGAAGAAGGGCGACGTCGTCACCGAAGAGATGCTTGTCGACCTCGACCGCGCCGACTGGTGGAAGCTGGCCGTTGTCGAAGACAATGCCCAGGCCGCCCTCGAAGCGATCAAGGCGCAGTATGACGACGCGATCAAGCGGATCAGCGCGAAGTACGAAGACCGCGTCGAAAAGCTGCAGCGCGGCGACGAACTCGCCCCGGGCGTGCTCAAGATGGTCAAGGTCTTCGTCGCGGTGAAGCGCAAGCTTCAGTCGGGCGACAAGATGGCCGGCCGTCACGGCAACAAGGGCATCATCAGCCGCATCCTGCCGATCGAGGACATGCCGTTCCTCGAAGACGGGACGCACGTCGATTTCGTGCTCAATCCGCTGGGCGTGCCGTCGCGTATGAACGTCGGGCAGATCCTCGAAACCCACCTCGGCTGGGCATCGCGCGGCTTTGGTCGCACGATCACCGCGGCGCTCGAGGATTGGCGCATGGCGAACCCCGATCCCGAGGCGGGCGCCCCGCCCGAGGCGGTTCGCGAAGCGCTGCTTCAGGCCTATGGCGATGAATATGCCGACGAAATCAAGGCGCGCAGCACCGATGAAGTCGTCGAACTCGCCGGAAATCTGTCGGTGGGCGTGCCCTTCGCGACCCCGGTGTTCGACGGTGCGCGCGAAGGCGACGTGTCGGCGATGCTGGAACGCGCCGGTCTCGACCGGTCGGGTCAGGTCGATCTGTACGACGGCCGCACCGGTGATCGGTTCGACCGCAAGGTGACGGTGGGATATATGTATATCCTGAAGCTGCATCACCTTGTCGACGACAAGATCCACGCGCGTTCGATCGGGCCGTACTCGCTCGTCACCCAGCAGCCGCTGGGCGGTAAGGCGCAGTTCGGTGGCCAGCGCTTCGGTGAAATGGAAGTGTGGGCGCTGCAGGCTTATGGCGCGGCGTATACGCTTCAGGAAATGCTGACGGTGAAGTCCGATGACGTGATCGGCCGCACCAAGGTTTACGAAGCGATCGTCAAGGGCGACGACACCTTCGAGGCCGGCATTCCCGAAAGCTTCAACGTGCTCGTCAAGGAAATGCGCTCGCTGGGCCTCAACGTCGAACTTTCTTCCTATGCGGAAGAAGATCCCGACAACGCCCCGGATGCCCTTCCCGAAGCCGCCGAATAA
- the rpoC gene encoding DNA-directed RNA polymerase subunit beta': MNQLTNFMNPVAKPETFDMIKIGIASPERIRSWSFGEIKKPETINYRTFKPERDGLFCARIFGPIKDYECLCGKYKRMKYKGIVCEKCGVEVTVTKVRRERMGHIELAAPVAHIWFLKSLPSRIGLLLDMQLKQLERVLYFEAYIVLEPGLTPLEKFQLLTEDELLDAQDEYGEDAFSAGIGAEAIRVLLENLDLEQERVDLMEDLATTKSELKPKKIIKRLKVVESFIESGNRPEWMILEVVPVIPPELRPLVPLDGGRFATSDLNDLYRRVINRNNRLKRLMELRAPDIIVRNEKRMLQEAVDALFDNGRRGRTITGANKRPLKSLSDMLKGKQGRFRQNLLGKRVDYSGRSVIVTGPELKLHQCGLPKKMALELFKPFIYARLDAKGLSMTLKQAKKWVEKERKEVWDILDEVIREHPVLLNRAPTLHRLGIQAFEPVLIEGKAIQLHPLVCAAFNADFDGDQMAVHVPLSLEAQLEARVLMMSTNNILSPANGKPIIVPSQDMVLGLYYLSLEREGEPGEGMLLADMAEVHQALFTGSVTLHTKVISRVPQTDEQGNEYLKRFETTPGRMLIGECLPKSHTVPFDVVNRLLTKKEIGDVIDQVYRHTGQKETVLFADAIMALGFRNAFKAGISFGKDDMIIPASKEGMVDETRALVKDFEQQYQDGLITQQEKYNKAIDAWSQCGDKVATAMMDEIRATPKLDDGRLAPINSIYMMAHSGARGSQAQMKQLAGMRGLMAKPSGEIIETPIISNFKEGLTVLEYFNSTHGARKGLADTALKTANSGYLTRRLVDVSQDCVVIEEDCGTERGMEMRAIVQGGSTIASLGERILGRTTLEDVTDKDGNVIAPVGTLLDEATTQRIEDAEVQSVKIRSPLVCEATLGVCGKCYGRDLARGTPVNIGEAVGVIAAQSIGEPGTQLTMRTFHIGGAAQVNEQSNAEAISDGTIEYRDMATIVDQRGRRLALSRSGEIAIIDAEGRERATHKLPYGAQIMHKDGEKVKKGDRIAEWDPFTMPLITEKQGVVKYQDLEDTKTLIEQVDEATGIAQRVVIEYRSAGRAKKEDLQPRLTLLDDQSGEAARYLLAVGTMLSVEDGQEVQAGDVLARVSREASKTRDITGGLPRVAELFEARIPKDNSVIAKISGRIEFVKDYKAKRKIAIVPEEGDSIEYLIPKSKVLEVQEGDQVKRGDALISGSPNPHDILDVMGVEALAEYLVAEIQEVYRLQGVKINDKHIEVIVRQMLQKVEITAGGDTTLLPGEQLDYLEMMEYNAKLPKNGVPAEGRPVLLGITKASLQTRSFVSAASFQETTRVLTEASVQGKIDSLQGLKENVIVGRLIPAGTGAAMNRVRVTASSKDAALRAAMRAANQEHLIAPATAAEEHAAELAQGPEAAIGDDPLGKVQGEDFTTDDVMVEERPEGEGEE, translated from the coding sequence ATGAACCAGCTTACCAACTTCATGAACCCGGTCGCGAAGCCCGAAACCTTCGACATGATCAAGATCGGCATCGCGAGCCCCGAGCGTATCCGCTCGTGGTCGTTCGGCGAGATCAAGAAGCCCGAAACCATCAACTACCGCACGTTCAAGCCCGAGCGTGACGGCCTGTTCTGCGCGCGCATTTTCGGTCCGATCAAGGATTATGAATGCCTGTGCGGCAAGTATAAGCGCATGAAATACAAGGGCATCGTCTGCGAAAAATGCGGTGTCGAAGTCACGGTGACCAAGGTTCGCCGCGAGCGCATGGGCCATATCGAGCTCGCCGCGCCCGTCGCGCACATCTGGTTCCTGAAGTCGCTGCCGTCGCGCATCGGCCTGCTGCTCGACATGCAGCTGAAGCAGCTCGAGCGCGTCCTCTATTTCGAAGCCTATATCGTTCTTGAGCCCGGCCTGACCCCGCTCGAGAAGTTCCAGCTTCTGACCGAAGACGAACTGCTCGACGCGCAGGACGAATATGGCGAAGACGCCTTCTCGGCCGGCATCGGCGCCGAGGCGATCCGCGTGCTCCTCGAAAATCTCGATCTGGAGCAGGAACGCGTCGACCTGATGGAAGACCTCGCGACGACGAAGTCGGAGCTGAAGCCCAAGAAGATCATCAAGCGCCTGAAGGTCGTCGAGAGCTTCATCGAATCGGGCAACCGTCCCGAATGGATGATCCTCGAAGTCGTGCCGGTCATTCCGCCCGAACTGCGCCCGCTGGTGCCGCTCGACGGCGGCCGCTTCGCGACGTCGGATCTGAACGACCTGTATCGCCGCGTGATCAACCGTAACAACCGCCTGAAGCGCCTGATGGAACTGCGCGCGCCGGACATCATCGTCCGCAACGAAAAGCGCATGCTTCAGGAAGCCGTCGACGCATTGTTCGATAACGGCCGCCGCGGCCGCACGATCACGGGCGCCAACAAGCGTCCGCTGAAGTCGCTGTCCGACATGCTCAAGGGCAAGCAGGGCCGCTTCCGTCAGAACCTGCTCGGCAAGCGCGTCGACTATTCGGGCCGTTCGGTCATCGTGACCGGCCCCGAACTCAAGCTGCACCAGTGCGGCCTGCCGAAGAAGATGGCGCTCGAACTGTTCAAGCCGTTCATCTACGCGCGCCTCGACGCCAAGGGTCTGTCGATGACCCTGAAGCAGGCGAAGAAATGGGTCGAAAAGGAGCGCAAGGAAGTCTGGGACATCCTCGACGAAGTCATTCGCGAGCACCCGGTCCTTCTGAACCGCGCCCCGACGCTTCACCGCCTCGGCATTCAGGCGTTCGAGCCGGTGCTGATCGAAGGCAAGGCGATCCAGCTGCACCCGCTGGTCTGCGCCGCGTTCAACGCCGACTTCGACGGTGACCAGATGGCGGTCCACGTGCCGCTTTCGCTGGAAGCCCAGCTCGAAGCGCGCGTGCTGATGATGTCGACCAACAACATCCTCAGCCCCGCGAACGGCAAGCCGATCATCGTTCCGTCGCAGGACATGGTTCTCGGTCTCTATTATCTCTCGCTGGAGCGCGAAGGCGAGCCGGGCGAGGGCATGCTGCTCGCCGACATGGCCGAAGTGCATCAGGCGCTGTTCACCGGTTCGGTGACGCTGCACACGAAGGTCATCAGCCGCGTTCCGCAGACCGACGAGCAGGGCAACGAGTATCTCAAGCGTTTCGAGACCACTCCGGGCCGCATGCTGATCGGCGAATGCCTGCCGAAGTCGCACACCGTGCCCTTCGACGTCGTCAACCGCCTTCTCACCAAGAAGGAAATCGGCGACGTGATCGATCAGGTCTATCGTCACACCGGCCAGAAAGAGACCGTGCTGTTCGCCGACGCCATCATGGCGCTGGGCTTCCGCAACGCGTTCAAGGCGGGCATCTCGTTCGGCAAGGATGACATGATCATTCCGGCGTCGAAGGAAGGGATGGTCGACGAAACCCGCGCGCTCGTGAAGGATTTCGAGCAGCAGTATCAGGACGGCCTGATCACGCAGCAGGAAAAGTACAACAAGGCGATCGACGCCTGGTCGCAGTGCGGCGACAAGGTCGCGACCGCGATGATGGACGAAATCCGTGCGACGCCGAAGCTCGACGACGGCCGTCTGGCCCCGATCAACTCCATCTATATGATGGCGCACTCGGGTGCTCGTGGTTCGCAGGCGCAGATGAAGCAGCTCGCCGGCATGCGCGGCCTGATGGCCAAGCCGTCGGGCGAGATCATCGAAACGCCGATCATCTCGAACTTCAAAGAAGGTCTGACCGTTCTCGAGTATTTCAACTCGACGCACGGTGCGCGTAAGGGCCTGGCCGATACGGCGCTCAAGACGGCGAACTCGGGTTACCTGACCCGCCGTCTGGTCGACGTGTCGCAGGACTGCGTCGTGATCGAGGAAGATTGCGGCACCGAACGCGGCATGGAAATGCGTGCGATCGTGCAGGGCGGTTCGACCATCGCCTCGCTCGGCGAGCGTATCCTCGGCCGTACGACGCTCGAGGATGTGACCGACAAGGACGGCAATGTCATTGCTCCCGTTGGCACGCTGCTCGACGAAGCGACGACGCAGCGGATCGAGGACGCCGAAGTCCAGTCGGTCAAGATCCGTTCGCCGCTGGTCTGCGAAGCGACGCTGGGTGTTTGCGGCAAATGCTATGGCCGCGACCTTGCCCGCGGTACGCCGGTCAACATCGGTGAAGCTGTCGGCGTTATCGCCGCGCAGTCGATCGGTGAACCCGGCACGCAGCTGACGATGCGTACCTTCCACATCGGTGGTGCGGCGCAGGTCAACGAGCAGTCGAACGCCGAAGCGATTTCGGACGGTACGATCGAATATCGCGACATGGCGACGATCGTCGACCAGCGTGGCCGCCGTCTGGCGCTGTCGCGTTCGGGCGAAATCGCGATCATCGACGCCGAAGGCCGCGAACGCGCGACGCACAAGCTGCCCTATGGTGCGCAGATCATGCACAAGGACGGCGAAAAGGTGAAGAAGGGCGACCGGATTGCCGAATGGGATCCGTTCACCATGCCGCTCATCACCGAAAAGCAGGGCGTCGTGAAGTATCAGGATCTGGAAGACACCAAGACCCTGATCGAACAGGTCGACGAAGCGACGGGCATCGCCCAGCGCGTCGTGATCGAATATCGCTCGGCGGGCCGCGCCAAGAAGGAAGACCTTCAGCCGCGCCTGACCTTGCTCGACGACCAGTCGGGTGAAGCTGCACGTTACCTGCTCGCGGTCGGCACGATGCTGTCGGTCGAGGACGGTCAGGAAGTGCAGGCGGGCGACGTTCTGGCGCGTGTCAGCCGCGAAGCGTCGAAGACGCGCGACATCACCGGCGGTCTGCCGCGTGTTGCCGAGCTGTTCGAAGCGCGCATTCCGAAGGATAACAGCGTTATCGCGAAGATCAGCGGCCGCATTGAATTCGTCAAGGATTACAAGGCGAAGCGCAAGATCGCGATCGTTCCGGAAGAAGGCGATTCGATCGAGTACCTCATTCCCAAGTCGAAGGTGCTGGAAGTGCAGGAAGGCGACCAGGTCAAGCGCGGCGACGCGCTGATTTCGGGCTCGCCGAACCCGCACGACATCCTCGACGTCATGGGCGTCGAGGCGCTGGCCGAATATCTCGTCGCGGAAATCCAGGAAGTCTATCGACTGCAGGGCGTGAAGATCAACGACAAGCACATCGAGGTGATCGTTCGCCAGATGCTGCAGAAGGTCGAGATCACGGCAGGCGGCGACACCACGTTGCTGCCGGGCGAACAGCTCGATTATCTGGAGATGATGGAGTATAACGCCAAGCTGCCGAAGAACGGCGTGCCTGCGGAGGGCCGTCCGGTCCTTCTCGGCATCACCAAGGCGAGCCTGCAGACGCGCAGCTTCGTTTCGGCGGCATCCTTCCAGGAGACGACCCGCGTTCTCACCGAGGCTTCGGTGCAGGGCAAGATCGACTCGCTGCAGGGCCTCAAGGAAAATGTCATCGTCGGCCGCCTCATCCCGGCGGGTACCGGCGCTGCCATGAACCGCGTCCGCGTCACCGCCTCGTCGAAGGATGCTGCGCTTCGTGCCGCCATGCGCGCCGCGAACCAGGAGCATCTGATCGCCCCGGCGACCGCCGCCGAAGAGCATGCCGCCGAACTGGCGCAGGGCCCCGAAGCGGCGATCGGCGACGATCCGCTCGGCAAGGTGCAGGGCGAAGACTTCACCACCGATGACGTGATGGTTGAAGAGCGCCCCGAAGGCGAAGGCGAGGAATAA